Part of the Paenibacillus kyungheensis genome, AGACGTTTCGCGTGGATTCATCCCTGCGGCAGGTTCATCTAACAGCAATACTTTAGGCTTGGCGGCAAGTGCGCGGGCAATTTCTAATCGCCGTTGTGCACCATAGGATAGACTGCTTGCTTCCTCGTTATACCATTCTGCCAGACCGACATATTCGAGTAATCGGTACGCTTCACGCTGAGAATCATGTTCTTCATGACGAACACGAGGAAGATTTAACAGTGTGCCGACAATGCCTGTTTTGAGATGAATATGCATACCAACCTGCACATTTTCAAGTACGGTCATACTGCCGAACAAGCGAATATTTTGAAAAGTACGGGCGATACCGCGACTGGTGATGCGATCAGGCTTAATATTAACAATCGATTTTCCATCCAGTTCAATATTGCCTTTATCCGGTACATATATCCCTGTAATCATATTAAAAAAAGTCGTTTTGCCCGCTCCATTCGGCCCGATGACTGCTGAGATCTGTCCTTTCGGAAAATCAAAGTTCACTCCATTCACAGCCGTTAATCCGCCAAAACGTTTGATCAGATTGGTCACTTTTAGCACACTATGATCGGGGTAGTCACTCATACTTATGCTCCTTCCTCATTCACTGTTATTCATGCAATAGCTCTAATTATGCTTTGTATTAACCTTTAGTCTGGTTGCACTTCTGACTTGGATACAGGTGGAGACGGGTCTTTGACTGCTTCCTCAGGAAGTCTGCGATTTCGAGCAGCAATTAATCCATTGGGACGGAAAATAGCGACTAAAATCAAAATCATACCGAAAATAAAACGTTGCATTTTAGAAGGAGATAACGCATTAGGTACTTCAAAAATTCCTTGCTGAGACAATTGATTAAGCCAGCTTGTGAACTCGGTCAACACCTGCAAATTCAGAATCGTGACCAGACTTGCTCCCAAGATCACACCCGGTACACTGCCCATTCCACCTAACACAACCATTACCAGAATCGTGATCGACTCGATCAATGTAAAGCTGGTCGGATCGATAAATGTCTGCTTGGCTGCAAACACAACACCCATCATTCCTGAAAAAGAAGCTCCGATTGCAAAAGCCATCAATTTGGTACGAATCAATGGAATCCCCATCGACTGTGCAGCAATTTCATTTTCACGTACTGCTTTCCACGAACGCCCTAGACGTGAATGTTCTAACCGTCTTACTGCGAAGATAACAATTAATAATATCCCAATTACAATAAAATAAAATTGATGTGGAAATGTAAATTGAAAGCCAAACAAATTCGGTGGCTGGATCGAAGATAACCCCATCGCACCATTCGTAATATTGACGGGCTTTTCTAAATTGTTAAAAATAATACGAATGATCTCCCCGAAGCCCAGTGTCACAATCGCCAGATAATCGCCTTTGACACGCAGTACAGGCAGACCGAGCAATATCCCAAAAATCCCTGCAATAAAACCTCCGATTAGAATAAAAATCCAGAAGCTTTCACCGGATAACGGAAAGAGTTCTCCTGAAATAAAATTATTCGCTTGCCCTGTCGCAAAAATGCCGTATGTATAGGCGCCTACAGCGAAAAAAGCAATAAACCCCATGTCCAACAATCCTGCAAATCCAACTACAATATTCAGCCCGAGCGCCATCGCTACATATATACCGCATTGGGTCGCCACTTCCATATACGATTCGCGGGATGTACCGCCTGAAGTGGCGAATGGAATCACAATCACCAGTAAAAATACGGCAATACTCCATTTCATCCCATTGCTAAATGACGTATAGTACAACAGCAACAGCGAAGCCAGCATCAATAGAAAGGCAGTGACCGAACGGTCGATCAAATATACAGCACCTGCGGTTACAAGTATAAATGCAGCTAACAGTAATCCTTGTGCAAGTTTATTCGCTTGCAACATCGTTTGTAATTTCCCCATCGGTTTCACCTACACTTTCTCTTTGATTGCTTTGCCGAATATGCCCTCCGGTTTGAAGATCAGCACAATAATCAGAATCATAAAAGCAAATACATCTTTGTACTCTGCTCCAAAATTACCACCTGTCAAAATGCCCAGATTCGATGAAGCAAACATTTCAAGCACACCCAGTACGATTCCGCCGAACATCGCACCACGAATATTACCAATTCCTCCTAGAACAGCAGCGGTAAATGCTTTGAGTCCCAAAATAAATCCGATATACGGATCAATCGTTCCATACTGTTGAGCAAATAAAACCCCTGTCGATCCACCTAATGCTGAACCGATAAAAAAGGTTAGCACAATCACTTTATTTACATTGATAGACATTAACGATGCGGTCTCCCGATCTTGCGCAACTGCACGCATCGCTCCGCCCCATTTGGTTCGATTCACAAAAATATCGAGCCCAATCATTAACAAAATCGCGATTACAAAAATAAACAATGTATTCGCTTTGACTGAAGCATCGGTAAACCAGCTAGAGATCGAAGAAAGCGGCAATTGATAACGCTGATCAAATAATTGTGGTGTGCTAATAATATAGTTACCTGTTTTGAGCTCCGCGATAAATCGAATCACATCTTGCAAAACAAACGAGACTCCAAAAGCAGAGATTAATAGGATCAACTTGGGTGCTTTGCGTAACGGTCGATAAGCTACCCTTTCAATCCCGACCCCAAGTGCCCCTGTAACCAGCATTGCGATTAAAATAATCAGTAAATACGACAACCATGCGGGCATACCGGTCAACCACCCTGCCCCCTGAAAACCAAACAGCACTGCTGTCCCTACAAAAGCACCGGTCATAAAAATCTCACCATGCGCAAAGTTAATCAATTCCAGAATACCGTATACCATCGTATAACCTAGTGCTACTACAGCATAGATTGCACCTAGCGCCAGACCATCGATCAATACCTGAGGTAAAGTTTGCAAAATACTTGAGAACATTCAGTTACTCCCTTCATACGCTCATTCGTCATTCTGCTACATGATGATTTTGCAAAAGTACTCTAAAACAAAAGCCAAAAGATGTGTATATCACAGCACATACCTTTTGGCTTTTATTTGGAAAAGGATTGTTTATTTTGCAGGTTGAGCAATCTCTGCTTCAAGTGATCCTGGATACGTAGCATCAGCGAATTTGTAAATAAATACTTTCGCATACGCATTGTCTCCGATATCATCAAAGCTTACTTTAGTGGCTACACCTTCAAAATCTTTGGTCGCACGCACAGCATCACGTACTGCATCACGAGCTGGTGCTTCTGTACCTGAACCCATCGCTGTTTTGATCGCTTCTAACATGACACTCATCGAATCATACGCATAGACAGAATAACCTTCTGGATTTTTACCAAATGCTTCTTTGTAACGGGCTGTCCATTCTTGTCCGTCCGGTAATTTGCTAATATCTCCAGCCACCGAACTGTACAATGCTCCTTTTACATCAGCTCCAGCAATATCGACCAGACCGGAAGAATCAAGCGCATCTCCTCCCATAATCGGAGCTGTAATTCCTTTATCACGAGCTTGCTTAATCAATAGACCTGCTTCAGCATACAGTCCACCGAAGAAAATAAAATCAGGCTTTTGCGTAGCTGCAATATTCAGTACACCGTTGAAATCTTTTTCACCAACAGTGATTCCTTCATAGCCAGAAATCGTAGCTCCTTGGGCTTGAGCGGCATCACGAAAAGCTTCCGCCAATCCCTGACCGTAAGCTGTTTTGTCTTGTATAATAAAAATATTTTTGGCTCCTGCTGTTTTTATAGCATATTCAGCCGCTGCTGGACCTTGAAAATCATCGCGTGCAACGACACGGTTCACGACTTTGAGTTTGCGATCAGTTAATTCTGTAGCGGTACTTGCAGGGGAAATCATTGGGATGTTGTATTTTTCGTAGACAACAGAGGAAGGAATAGATACGCCGGAGTTCAAATGCCCGATCACGCCCAGTACTTGTTGATCAGCACCGATCAATTCAGCATTGGCTACACCTTTTTTGGGATCACCTTGATCGTCATAAGGAACCAATTCGAGTGAATATCCTAATTTGGTAAACTCTTCTTTGTGATCTTCCATCGACATCTGTGCACCTAGCTTAATCGCTTCACCTTGAATAGAACTACCACCGGATAATGGAGATTGAGTAGCAATTTTAATCACTTTACCACCTGTACTTGCTGTAGAACCTCCACTTGCGCCAGAAGAAGACGTAGCTCCATTTCCACACCCTGCCAGTAATCCTGTAATCAATGCTGCGATCATTAATCCACTCCACTTGCTTCTCATCATAATCCCCCTTTAATAATGTCAACTTTAGTAACACATTAAATTAACTATATTGCCTATTTCTTACATCAGTATAACGATATCCATTATATTATTCAATTAGAATTTATATCTTCTAATTCCAAATAATATAATATTTAAACATTATTAACTGATTAACATTCATTATACTGTGAAAATTTAGGTTATCAATACTATTTTTATTCATTTTAAAAGTTTTTATAATTATTTACTGATATTTTATAATATACATTCTCTATTTCCAACATGTTAGGTATATACCATTTACCTTTTTATTTTATCTTCTATGTAATATTTACATATTATTAATGTTATTTTATATAACATTAGTTCATAACAAAAAAGCCAGAACTTTCACTTATCTTCTTCTTAGCGGAAGATAAACAAAGTTCTGGCTTAGTTACCACTATACCTGTAAATAACATCTGCATATAGCATCTTGATGATCTACGATATAGCGATCTGTTCATTGGTACAACCGAGACCACGTAAAATATACTGCGTCAATTCTTCTAACTGATCAGTCTCTACAGAACGCTGAATATCTAGCAATGTGACGACGGTTAATGACTTGACATCATTACTGCTAAATAAAATACTGCCCATCACTTGCAAAGAAGTATGATTCAACGACCGAAAATAAAAAGTACCTTGCTGTAGACCATGTTCCAAATAATGACGAAGTAATTGCCATACCGGAAGAGTGTACTTTTGAATAATATCGATTCGCTGAGAATGCAGGGTGAATTCTTGATGTATAATGTCTGAAATCTCCGGATCACATTTGCAAAAATGATACATCTCTTCAATCAACCGCTTCATTCCCTGAATCGGATCGACTTCTTCACGACGGATATGTTCTGCAAATAGAGGAATTGGAATAAATTCTTTTAACATCGCTTCAAATAATGGCTCTTTGCCACCATAATAATACGAAACCAACGAAATATTCGCATTCGCTTCTTTGCAGATTTCTCGTACTGACGTCGCTTCAAACCCTTTTGTGGCTGCTAATTTTTTGGTTGCTTGCAAAATACGCATTTTAACATGGTCTTCATTTTTATCCACCACGTTCACTTCCCTGCCTTTGATTGCTATCGCTAGAAATCATCCGTATCTCCATGATGCGGAATAGTAATCTTTTCCAGCCATACTGTCTTTATCATATCATCAAGACTCGGCTATCGCTACCAGTGGAGAGACAGGCAGTTTGTCTTTGCGTAGTGCAGTGGCAATTCCAATAATAAGAAGAGCAACAATCATAATACATACCAGTGCTAGGCAATCTTTGCCTACACCTGTACCGCCGAACAATAGATTCATTAACCCTTGTACAGCATAAGTCGCTGGAAACGCCGACCCAATCCACTGGTAAAAGTCTGGTAGCAATTCACGTGGCATCATCGCTCCTGACGAAACCAATTGTACAGACAGTATCAAAATATTAAATAGCATTCCTGCCATATCGAATACAAATAAAAACATCTGTGCAACTAACATAAAAGTTAACAAGAATAATGCTTGAAAGCCCCACAATGCCATAAATCCATGCCCTAACTGTCCTCCGAATAATGCCACCAGTGAAGTCCCTACCAGAGATACGACAATCGATGCACCTGCTGTCACTAACAAACGAACAGACATACGTGACCAGCGTCCGAACCGACTTGCCAGTGCTTTGGACGAAATCTGGAAGTTCTGTCCCATAATCATCGCACCGACATAGGAAGCCAGAATCATCATCATCGGCACCATCTGATTGTTCATCCCTTGTACGGGATTGACCGATTGAATATCAGACACCACCCGCTGAGACATCATTGTCGCCGCCGTCTGTGCTTGTTGTTCTGGAAGTTGTCCTGCAAATACACCTTTTAGTCCACTTTCCACAGCGACTTTATTAACATTAGCAGTAACTTTATCTGCAATCGAAGTCATCATATTTTTGATCATAATCGGATTGGATTCATTGATAAAATAATGCAATTGTGCAGGATTCTGAGACTGTACAGTCGTTGCAAAATCTGCTGGAATCTCAATAATCATCTGTATATCACGTTCTTGCAATTGTTGTTGAGCTTGAGCTAACGTCATCCCTGTGCGAACACCTACAGGTAACGAAGATTGCAGACTGGTAATCAACTGTTCTCCGTATACTTTATCTTCATTAACAATAGCTACATTCAAGTGATCTAACCGTTCTGTAATGCCTTGATAACCAGTCATCCACACAATGGTAAAAATAAGCTGAAATAAAATCGCTGTCGCAATCCCTACTTTGGTCGTAGGCAACTTCATAAATGCTGCAAAAATAGATTTCATAATTCCTCCTGTATCGGCTATCGCTACCGTATCCTTGATTTTACCAAATTCAAACAATCGTTTTAAACGACTGTTTGATTAATATAATGATTGAAAACGATTACTGTCAAACTTTATTTTAAATTTTACATATGTATTGTATTAGGACGATAAAAAAAGCATCCAGCAACTTGCACCAGATGCCCAGAAATATGTGTAATTGTATATATTCCATACTATTCTTTCATCTGTACTGATCTTAACGTTCTCCTTGTAACACCTCTATCATTAATTCCCCACCTAATCGAAATCCATATGTAAATGAACCTGCACGATCCATACTGTTCAACTGGTAATACAAGTCCCACATAGATTCAAGCTCCAACCATTCTTCAGGAGACAGCTTCTCTTTCCACTCTGCCATTTTAGCTGATATTTGTTCGCTGATCTGTGTATATTCTTTGTTGTGAGATACTGCTTTCTCATCTGGACGCAAGTTGCCGTAGTAGATATTTTCTAACAGACTGCTCATGATTTTGTATCCTTTCTGTAGTTGATCATATACATTAATATGGTTTGCTGAATACATTATAATCATCATATACTACAGAGTGAGCTAAGCTAATGATTTATGCGAAAGTCGCATACGTTTAAGATGTCTTTGAATACTATAAATATATACAATTTAACGAGAGATTTATTTATAAGACTGCGTATTCCATTAATCGTTTTACCTTTAGGAATAGTATTATTCTTATCCTATTATGTAGGTCTTTTCTAGAATAATAGTGCTAAAATTCATCTTATATGTTATTTGTTGTAGCGCTAGTATTTATATCTGAGAAAAAAGTAAACGTATTTGCTGGGTTTGGTATATTAATATTAGGTTTACTTTTTGAATTTGTGATTGAACCTAAAGATTGGTCGTAATTGCTTAGAGTGTTAACTTAGGATTCTATAAATGTATAATTTTTAATCTAAGGAGAGATAATATGAGAATAAAAATATCAAAATATATGATACCCATTATTTGGCTAGATACAAGCATTTTAAGCAATTTTCAAATATATAAATCTAAAGGAACATTCAAATCAATTGAACACAAAAATTATGTAGAACAATTGTATCGGCTTATACAAACTAAAACAAAAGAAAAAAAGTTGATTTTTGCTTTGGGAGATCAATTTGAAGAACTTAATGGACGAACCGAAGAGGAATTTCTTGATCGTAGACGTACATCTCAAAACTTATCTATGAATATTAAAATGAAAAATCGTCAAATTATACATAATGATCAATTGAATGAAGCCATGAAATTTCACGTAGGTAAAACTTCAGTCTTACATTTTTCAGCTAAAAATCTTTTTTATCAAGACCCTCTTGAAAAGATGAATGAAAATCAAAAGTATAGTATCTCTATTGAAAGCAAAAATGATTATTTATTGGCTAAAAATCGAAATATACAAAGCTTAGATTTTCAATCAGAACTGGAAAATGTCCATAAAGCAATTTCAGAAAAAAAGGTGACTTATGAGGAGCATTTGCAAGAGGAATATTTAGGTCGCCTTCGTGCTATTGATATAATAAGAACTAGACATAAAGAAAAATTAATAAAAATTTTATCCGATATTAATTCAAATAAATTTGAAAATGAAACAGAAATTATTTATAGCCTTATAAATTGTCTAGAATACAATGAGTATTGGATTTATAAAGATATTGAGGAAATGTGGAAGTCTGCTAATAATATTCATGAACAATTATTTTCTCTAAATTTATTTAGTTATTATGAAAAGGTGAAGTCATTTTTAGAATCTAATGTATACAAATCATTACCCTATGTTGATATTAGTAGTAAATTAACTGCAAAAATTTTTATTGGTAAAAAACAAATTGCTAGTGGCGATCGAATGGATATCGAACATTTATCAACAGTTGTTCCCTTCGTAAACTATGTAGTCACAGACACAGCAATGAAAAATCATCTTAAAGAATTAGAGATAGACAGAATATATAACACAGAAATATACGGTTCTAAATTTAGTGATTATTCTAAATTAATTGAAAAGCTAGAAAATTTATAAACTTTTATATTAGATCAGATTAATTAACTTGCATTTTATAAATAAGAAAGAGTTACCGCCTCTTCCTCACGGTAACCCTCTCTTCCATTTACTTCCTTTTTAATTCAACGCCGCAAAAGTCTCAACCAATGCTTCATTTACATCCACATGTGTATAGCCCAAATCTCTCGCCACCGCCGCATACGTCATTCGACCTGCCGCTGTGTTCACTCCTAATTTCAAAGCAGGATTACTTTCAAGTGCTACTCTCAATCCTTGATTCGCAATCTGTGTTACATAAGGCAATGTCGCATTCGTCAATGCCATCGTCGACGTTCTTGGTACCGCACCCGGCATATTCGCCACAGCGTAATGGACAACACCATGCTTCACATACGTCGGTTCGTTATGTGTCGTAATCCGGTCAATCGTCTCGACAATTCCGCCCTGATCGATCGCTACATCGACAATGACAGAGTTTGGCGACATCGATTGTACCATCGCTTCGGTGACTAATTTAGGTGCTTTCGCTCCCGGAATCAATACAGCTCCGATCACTAGATCCGAAGCGGCTACCGCTTCTGCAATATTGTAAGGATTGGAGATTAACGTCTGGATCGATGAGCCAAAGATATCTTCTAACTGACGCAACCGATCTGGGTTCAAG contains:
- a CDS encoding ABC transporter ATP-binding protein encodes the protein MSDYPDHSVLKVTNLIKRFGGLTAVNGVNFDFPKGQISAVIGPNGAGKTTFFNMITGIYVPDKGNIELDGKSIVNIKPDRITSRGIARTFQNIRLFGSMTVLENVQVGMHIHLKTGIVGTLLNLPRVRHEEHDSQREAYRLLEYVGLAEWYNEEASSLSYGAQRRLEIARALAAKPKVLLLDEPAAGMNPRETSELTGLIRRIQQELDISIILIEHDMKLVMELSHHILVLDHGEKIAEGGPEDIRSNPKVIEAYLGKSAVEEEIQI
- a CDS encoding branched-chain amino acid ABC transporter permease; its protein translation is MGKLQTMLQANKLAQGLLLAAFILVTAGAVYLIDRSVTAFLLMLASLLLLYYTSFSNGMKWSIAVFLLVIVIPFATSGGTSRESYMEVATQCGIYVAMALGLNIVVGFAGLLDMGFIAFFAVGAYTYGIFATGQANNFISGELFPLSGESFWIFILIGGFIAGIFGILLGLPVLRVKGDYLAIVTLGFGEIIRIIFNNLEKPVNITNGAMGLSSIQPPNLFGFQFTFPHQFYFIVIGILLIVIFAVRRLEHSRLGRSWKAVRENEIAAQSMGIPLIRTKLMAFAIGASFSGMMGVVFAAKQTFIDPTSFTLIESITILVMVVLGGMGSVPGVILGASLVTILNLQVLTEFTSWLNQLSQQGIFEVPNALSPSKMQRFIFGMILILVAIFRPNGLIAARNRRLPEEAVKDPSPPVSKSEVQPD
- a CDS encoding branched-chain amino acid ABC transporter permease; translated protein: MFSSILQTLPQVLIDGLALGAIYAVVALGYTMVYGILELINFAHGEIFMTGAFVGTAVLFGFQGAGWLTGMPAWLSYLLIILIAMLVTGALGVGIERVAYRPLRKAPKLILLISAFGVSFVLQDVIRFIAELKTGNYIISTPQLFDQRYQLPLSSISSWFTDASVKANTLFIFVIAILLMIGLDIFVNRTKWGGAMRAVAQDRETASLMSINVNKVIVLTFFIGSALGGSTGVLFAQQYGTIDPYIGFILGLKAFTAAVLGGIGNIRGAMFGGIVLGVLEMFASSNLGILTGGNFGAEYKDVFAFMILIIVLIFKPEGIFGKAIKEKV
- a CDS encoding branched-chain amino acid ABC transporter substrate-binding protein, which codes for MRSKWSGLMIAALITGLLAGCGNGATSSSGASGGSTASTGGKVIKIATQSPLSGGSSIQGEAIKLGAQMSMEDHKEEFTKLGYSLELVPYDDQGDPKKGVANAELIGADQQVLGVIGHLNSGVSIPSSVVYEKYNIPMISPASTATELTDRKLKVVNRVVARDDFQGPAAAEYAIKTAGAKNIFIIQDKTAYGQGLAEAFRDAAQAQGATISGYEGITVGEKDFNGVLNIAATQKPDFIFFGGLYAEAGLLIKQARDKGITAPIMGGDALDSSGLVDIAGADVKGALYSSVAGDISKLPDGQEWTARYKEAFGKNPEGYSVYAYDSMSVMLEAIKTAMGSGTEAPARDAVRDAVRATKDFEGVATKVSFDDIGDNAYAKVFIYKFADATYPGSLEAEIAQPAK
- a CDS encoding TetR/AcrR family transcriptional regulator, giving the protein MDKNEDHVKMRILQATKKLAATKGFEATSVREICKEANANISLVSYYYGGKEPLFEAMLKEFIPIPLFAEHIRREEVDPIQGMKRLIEEMYHFCKCDPEISDIIHQEFTLHSQRIDIIQKYTLPVWQLLRHYLEHGLQQGTFYFRSLNHTSLQVMGSILFSSNDVKSLTVVTLLDIQRSVETDQLEELTQYILRGLGCTNEQIAIS
- a CDS encoding YhgE/Pip domain-containing protein, which translates into the protein MKSIFAAFMKLPTTKVGIATAILFQLIFTIVWMTGYQGITERLDHLNVAIVNEDKVYGEQLITSLQSSLPVGVRTGMTLAQAQQQLQERDIQMIIEIPADFATTVQSQNPAQLHYFINESNPIMIKNMMTSIADKVTANVNKVAVESGLKGVFAGQLPEQQAQTAATMMSQRVVSDIQSVNPVQGMNNQMVPMMMILASYVGAMIMGQNFQISSKALASRFGRWSRMSVRLLVTAGASIVVSLVGTSLVALFGGQLGHGFMALWGFQALFLLTFMLVAQMFLFVFDMAGMLFNILILSVQLVSSGAMMPRELLPDFYQWIGSAFPATYAVQGLMNLLFGGTGVGKDCLALVCIMIVALLIIGIATALRKDKLPVSPLVAIAES
- a CDS encoding DUF6809 family protein: MSSLLENIYYGNLRPDEKAVSHNKEYTQISEQISAKMAEWKEKLSPEEWLELESMWDLYYQLNSMDRAGSFTYGFRLGGELMIEVLQGER